The Bradyrhizobium oligotrophicum S58 genome contains the following window.
TCGGACTCGTTGATCGCTTTCCAGCCGGCGATCGAGGAGCCGTCGAACATCGTGCCTTCGGCGAAGATGTCTTCGTCGATCATGCTGACGTCGAAGGTCACGTGCTGCCACTTGCCGCGCGGGTCGGTGAAACGCAGGTCGACGTATTTGACGTCGTTGTCCTTGATTGCCTTCAAGACGTCTTTTGCGGTCTTCATGAATACCCCTCTTGGATTATAGCGTCACGGCCCGGCGCGCGGGACGGCGTCCGCGGGTCATGCTCCATAGCCTCGCCTGTGGTCCAAGACAATATCGGAAACGCCAAAACGGCCGCGTGCAAGCGCCTCGCAGAGGACGCCTGAGCTGCCGTCGGGGCTGCCTGCGCAGCAATTGTTCTCTCCGGGAGGCTTGGCGCGGGGTGCCGGTCCAAGCCTCGCGCGCCGAGCTAGATCGCGTCCAGCCCGGATTCCCCGGTTCTGATGCGGATGGCTTCCTCGATGTTGGAGACGAAGATCTTGCCGTCGCCGATGCGGCCGGTCTGGGCGGCGCGGCGGATCGCCTCGATCGCGCGCTCGACCAGGTCGTCGCCGATCACGATCTCGATCTTCACCTTGGGCAGGAAGTCGACGATGTATTCGGCGCCGCGATAGAGCTCCGCATGTCCCTTCTGGCGGCCGAAACCCTTGGCCTCGGTCACGGTAATGCCCTGAAGCCCCACCTCCTGAAGCGCCTCCTTCACCTCGTCGAGCTTGAACGGCTTGATGATGGCTTCGATCTTCTTCACTGAGCGCCTCCCGGGCATTCCGCTATAAAAAACAGGTGGGTCATCGTCAGGCTGCGCCAATGTGCAGGTCGTTCGATTGCTTCGTTACCGGGCCTGACACTCTCCGGCGGAGGCCCGGTGATTGACAGCCCGTCTTGCCCCGTGCCGAAGTGGCTCCACAAAAGCAGGGTCTATGCCAAGTCGTTAACGAGGCCAAATCGAGCGGATATCCGGGCCTTTCGAGCGGACCCAACGATTCCCCAAGGGAGTGCCCAGAATACCGAAGCCCGCGAATTAGGCAAACGGGTTACAAGTTGTGCAGATGTCGACGGGGCATCCGCGCGCTGGCCCAAATGCTCAGGGAAAAGGCGATCGTGATTGTTTGATCGGCCGTCGGAGGGCGCAAGCGCTCTTGGAACTTGCCGCCGGGCACGGCAATAGAGTGGCAGGATGCGGCGGTGCGCGCACCGGTTGGGGAATGACGGCGCACCGTGGCGGCCCACGGCGGAGATCGAGCAGCCGGCACGAGGCGGCTCCGGGGACATGAGCAGCAATGGAAGTGTTGACCACGAGCGAAATGGAACGTGCTGACCGGCTGACGATCGCGGCCGGCACGCCCGGCTTTTCGCTGATGCTGAGCGCCGGCCAGGCCGTGGCCGCAGCCGCGATGGACCTGGTCGAGGAGGGGCCGATCCTGGTGGTGTGCGGACCCGGCAACAATGGCGGCGACGGCTTCGTCGCGGCCGCCGAGCTCGCCGCGCAGGGCCGCGAGGTCTCAGTCATCCTGATGTGCGAGCGCGATGCGCTGCAGGGCGACGCCGCTTCCGCCGCCAGGGGCTGGAAATTCCCTGTGCTGCCGTTCACGCCACAGGCGATCGGCCGGCCGGCGCTGATCATCGATGCGCTGTTCGGGGCCGGTCTCAGCCGTCCCGTCACCGGCGAGCCGCATGACGTGATTGCCGCCATCAATGCCAATGGCGCCCCCGTCCTCGCGGTCGACCTGCCGAGCGGCATCAACGGCACCACGGCGGCGGTCATGGGCATCGCGGTGCGCGCGACCGAGACGGTGACCTTCTTCCGCAAGAAGCCGGCGCATCTGTTGCTGCCTGGCCGGCAGCATTGCGGGCAAGTCCGGCTCGCCGACATCGGCATCGATCCCCAGGTGCTCGGCGAGATCAAGCCGCAGGCGTTCGAGAACGAGCCCGAGCTCTGGCACAGCCGCTTTCCCGTGCCACGCATCGACGGCCACAAATATGCGCGCGGCCATGTGCTGGCGGTGTCCGGCGACATGACCGCGACGGGTGCCGCGCGCATGGCGGCGCGGGCGGCGCTGCGCGCCGGCGCCGGCCTCGTGACGCTGGCCTCGCCACGCGACGCGCTCATGGTCAACGCCACGGCGCTGACGGCCGTGATGGTGCGCGCTGCCGATACGGCCATCGAGTTCGGCGAGCTGCTCGGCGACAAGCGCTACAACACCTGCATCATCGGGCCCGGTGCGGGTGTCAACGAACGGACGCGCGACGTCGTCTTCACCGCGCTGTCGGCGCAGCGCCATCTGGTGCTGGATGCGGATGCGCTGACGAGCTTTGCGGATGCGCCGGCCCGGCTGTTCGAGCAGATCAGGGCATTGCCGGACGCGCAGGTCGTGCTGACGCCGCACGAGGGCGAATTCCCGCGGCTGTTCTCGGATCTGAGCAACAAGCATCCCGGCCGCTCCAAGCTGGAGCGCGTGCGTGACGCGGCCGCGCGCTGTGGCGCGGTCGTGCTTCTGAAGGGCGCCGACACCACGGTCGCCGCGCCGGACGGTCGCGCCGCGATCGCCGCCAACGCGCCGCCCTGGCTCGCCACCGCCGGCGCCGGCGACGTCCTCGCCGGCATCATCGCAGGGCTGCTGGCGCAAGGCGTCCCGGCGTTCGAGGCCGCCTGCATCGGCGTCTGGATGCATGGCGAGACCGGCTCCGAGGCGGGGCCCGGGCTGATCGCGGAGGATCTGACGGAGACGCTGCCTGCGGTGTTCCGGCGGCTGTATGACGGGTTCGGGATCGAGTATTGACGGCAAAGACTGTCATGCCCGCGAATGCGGGCATCCAGTACGCCGAGGCCCATCGATTCAATCACAGACGTCTCGGAGTACTGGATCGCCCGGTCAAGCCGGGCGATGACAGCTTGAGTGTGGTGATGCCGACGCGTCTCACTCAGTGCACCATTGCTCATGTGATCTGATACTTCGCCACTGCGCTCTCGTTCCAGGCGAGCCCGAGGCCCGGGCCACGCGCGGTCACCTTGCCGTCGATGACATCAAGCGGTTCGGCGAGGATGGCGCCGGCGAAGTCCAGCACCTCCAGCCAGTGCGCCGTCGGCGTCACCGCCAGCACGTGTGCGCTCGCTTCGGGCAGGATGTGGCTCGACATCGGGATCGAGGCGGCGTCGGCTTGGCCTGCGACGTTGAGCCAACCGGTGATGCCGCCGACCTTCATCAGATCGGGCATGATGAAGTCGGAGGCCCCGGCCGCGATCGCTTCCGCGAAGCCGCGCGGAAACCACCAGTTCTCGCCGGCCTGGATCGGAATCTCCGAGCGCTCGCGCACCCGGGCATGGCCGGAGAGATTTTCCTGCGGCACCGGCTCCTCGATCCAGGTCAGGTCGTAAATGGCAAGGCGGCTGATTCTGCGCGTGGCCTCCGTGGGATCGAGCGACTGGTTGAAGTCCAGCATCAGTGCCATGTCCGGGCCGAGCAGGGCGCGCAGGCCCTCGATCATCGCTTCGTCGGTCGCGAGGTCGCCGTGGCCGCCCTTGGTCTTGATGGCGCGGAAGCCGTGCTCGTTGCGCGCGGCGCGCAAGGTCCGCTCGTCCGCCTTGGCATCGAGCACGCCATAGCTGTCATAGGCAGGGATCGGCCGCACGCTGCCGCCGAGCAGCTCGACGACAGGCTTGCCCGCGATCTGTCCCAGCGCGTCCCAGAACGCCATGTCGAGGCCTGATACGGCCATGCCGACCAGGCCCTGCCAGCCGAGCAGGCGGAATTTGGCGTCCATGAGCTTCATCAGCTCGAACGGGACCAGCGCCTTGCCGGTGAGCTCGCGGCCGATCTCCTCGACCAGCAGCACCAGCGGCTTCAGCGCGAGCCTGGTGTAGGCGAAGAGGTAGGAGTGGCCGGTAACCCCCTGATCGGTCGTGACGTCGATCAAGACCAGCGGGCCGGAATCGATGATGCCGAAGGCGTTGCGCAAGGGGCGCTTCATGGGGGTCACGACGGCGCGCGCCTTGACGCCGATAATTGCGGCAGTGGTCATGGGTGTGATCCCTTCGGGTTCGTTTCCTCACCTGATCTCATACCATCGCAGCTGGCGCGGCGCCGCCCAGTTGGTGGCCATGCTCTCGATCAGGAACCGGCCGGCCGTCTCGGCCTGGAAGGCGACGCGCTGGGTTTGCCCGGCTTCCAGCGCCAGCGTGTCGAGCCAATATGGCTTCCAGCCGTCGTCGAGCCGGTCGAGCAGCCGGAACGGCTGGCCATGCAGATGGACCACGATGCTGCTGGCCGTCTTGTTGGCGAGCGCCAACACCACGACACGGCCGGCCTTGGCCTGGAAGGCGGCCGCGCTGGAGGCGGTGAACTGGGCGGGCGGACGCCAGTCGGGACCTTCGAGCGTCAGCTCGGCGCGAATGGCGGTCCGCAGGTCGAGCTTGTCGGGCAGTCCGTTCGAGGGCAGGGCGTCCGGCGGAGGCAGCGGGGCGGCGCGCAATGGCGGCTCGGTGGAGAGCGTCAGGCGGGCAATGGGCCGCGCCGCGGCGCCGTCATGCAGCAGCACCGGCAGCGTCGCCTTGGCGGCGGGCATGTCGATGAACACGTCGGTGCGGCCGCCCGGCGGCAGCACCACGGCGCCGTTGCGAGCCAGGAATGGCTCCGCCGGCTGGCTGTCGATCGCCATCACGCGGACGGCGTCGATGTCGGCGATTTTGATCGCGATCACAGCGCGCTGGCAGCCATTGATGAACCGCAGCCTGGCCCGCGCCTGCGCCCGCAGCGGGATGTCGGGCTGGAGCTGTCCGTTCACGGTGTAGAGCAGCTCGGCGTCCTTGGCATCCGTGCCGGGCGCCAGCGCCGTTCCATCGGCCTTGAGCCTGAAGTCCTCGACCAGGAAAACCTCGTCGCGGTCAGTGGTTACCCCCGCGGCCTCATCGACGATGAGAGGCAACGGCCGGATCGGAGCGGCGGCGCCGTCGGCGAGCAGGCGCAGATCGAGCAGGCCGGTGCCGGCCCTGGCCGCAGTGGCGGCAATGGCGGCGCGCCCACCGGGGCCGACCGGCGCCTGGACCAGCAGCGGAGCCGGCGCGACCACGCCGCGGCCGCTCAGCGCCACCGGTATGCCAAGCCCATTGGCCAGCGCCAGATCGACCAAGCTGCCGCGCGGCAGCCGCACGACCGGCGTGCGGGCCGCGAGCTGCCAGGCCGGGGACGGCGGACGGCCGGCGCCGAGCGCCAGAGATTCGCTCCGGGCATCCAAGGGAACGGACATTCGTTCGGCTGCCGGGGCCAAACGGGGAAAAGAGGAGACGCAGGCTGCGGCAAGGCCACCGAGCACGGCCCGGCGGCTGACCCCCGCGAAAGGATCGCTCATGCGACAAAACATTGCGGTGCGAGGGGGATGCGGATCATCTCGTTTTCCCTTATCTGTGCGGCGAGCTCGGCAGACCGGCCGGCCATGGCGCTGTCGAAGGCCCATTTTTTTGCTGCGGACGGTTTCGCGCGTGGTATAAGCCGCGCCGCCCGCGGCATCGCGGCCGGGCTATCGATGCAGCTCACGCGGGCGTGGCGGAACTGGTAGACGCGCTGGATTTAGGTTCCAGTGACGAAAGTTGTGGGGGTTCGAGTCCCTCCGCCCGCACCAAGCGCTGCTCTGGCGTTTGCCCCAAGTTTTACCGGCGAACCCGTTCTCTCGCAAAGAGAAAGCGGGGGATGCCGAGCCACCGGCGCAAGGCTCGTTGCCGCGCGTCGTCCACAATTGATGAAGGTGTGTTCGGATCGCAAGGGTCCGGACCGAAGCGGAAGAAGATTGACGCCATGCAGGTCACAGAAACCTTGTCCGAAGGCTTGAAGCACGAGTTCCAGATCAGCGTTCCCGCGGCCGATCTCGACGCCAAGGCGGGCGCCAAGCTGGTCGACCTGAAGGACAAGGTCCGCATCAACGGCTTCCGTCCCGGCAAGGTGCCGGTCGCCCATCTGAAGAAGATCTACGGCAAGTCGGTCATGGCCGAGACCATCGACCAGACCATCCGCGACACCAACACCCAGATCTTCACCGAGCGCGGCTTCCGTCTGGCGACCGAGCCGAAGGTGACGATGCCGACCGAGGAAGCCGAGGTCGAGAAGATCCTCAGTGGGCAGTCCGACCTGACCTACACCGTGGCCGTCGAGGTCGTGCCCGCGATCGCGCTCGCCGACTTCAAGACCTTCTCGGTCGAGAAGCCGGTCGCCGACATCACCGATGCCGACGTCGACGAGGCGATCAAGCGCCTGGCCGACGCCAATCGCAGCTACGCCGCCAAGGCCGACGGCGCGAAGGCCGAAAACGGCGATCGCGTGAAGGTGAACTTCAAGGGCACGATCGACGGCGTCGCCTTCGAGGGCGGCACCGGCGAGGGCATCGACGTCGTGATCGGCTCGAACACCTTCATCCCGGGCTTCGAGGACCAGCTGGTCGGCATCGGCGTCGGTGAGACCCGCACGCTCAAGGTGACGTTCCCGACCAACTATCTGAACAACGAGCTCGCCGGCAAGGCCGCCGAGTTCGAGACCACGGCGACCGCGATCGAGGCGCCCGAGGAGAAGGTCGTGGACGACGAGTTCGCCAAGACGCTCGGCCTCGAATCGCTCGAGAAGCTGAAGCAGCTGATGCGCGACCGTCTCGCCG
Protein-coding sequences here:
- a CDS encoding bifunctional ADP-dependent NAD(P)H-hydrate dehydratase/NAD(P)H-hydrate epimerase, with translation MEVLTTSEMERADRLTIAAGTPGFSLMLSAGQAVAAAAMDLVEEGPILVVCGPGNNGGDGFVAAAELAAQGREVSVILMCERDALQGDAASAARGWKFPVLPFTPQAIGRPALIIDALFGAGLSRPVTGEPHDVIAAINANGAPVLAVDLPSGINGTTAAVMGIAVRATETVTFFRKKPAHLLLPGRQHCGQVRLADIGIDPQVLGEIKPQAFENEPELWHSRFPVPRIDGHKYARGHVLAVSGDMTATGAARMAARAALRAGAGLVTLASPRDALMVNATALTAVMVRAADTAIEFGELLGDKRYNTCIIGPGAGVNERTRDVVFTALSAQRHLVLDADALTSFADAPARLFEQIRALPDAQVVLTPHEGEFPRLFSDLSNKHPGRSKLERVRDAAARCGAVVLLKGADTTVAAPDGRAAIAANAPPWLATAGAGDVLAGIIAGLLAQGVPAFEAACIGVWMHGETGSEAGPGLIAEDLTETLPAVFRRLYDGFGIEY
- a CDS encoding multicopper oxidase domain-containing protein, with the translated sequence MFCRMSDPFAGVSRRAVLGGLAAACVSSFPRLAPAAERMSVPLDARSESLALGAGRPPSPAWQLAARTPVVRLPRGSLVDLALANGLGIPVALSGRGVVAPAPLLVQAPVGPGGRAAIAATAARAGTGLLDLRLLADGAAAPIRPLPLIVDEAAGVTTDRDEVFLVEDFRLKADGTALAPGTDAKDAELLYTVNGQLQPDIPLRAQARARLRFINGCQRAVIAIKIADIDAVRVMAIDSQPAEPFLARNGAVVLPPGGRTDVFIDMPAAKATLPVLLHDGAAARPIARLTLSTEPPLRAAPLPPPDALPSNGLPDKLDLRTAIRAELTLEGPDWRPPAQFTASSAAAFQAKAGRVVVLALANKTASSIVVHLHGQPFRLLDRLDDGWKPYWLDTLALEAGQTQRVAFQAETAGRFLIESMATNWAAPRQLRWYEIR
- a CDS encoding P-II family nitrogen regulator; its protein translation is MKKIEAIIKPFKLDEVKEALQEVGLQGITVTEAKGFGRQKGHAELYRGAEYIVDFLPKVKIEIVIGDDLVERAIEAIRRAAQTGRIGDGKIFVSNIEEAIRIRTGESGLDAI
- the tig gene encoding trigger factor, coding for MQVTETLSEGLKHEFQISVPAADLDAKAGAKLVDLKDKVRINGFRPGKVPVAHLKKIYGKSVMAETIDQTIRDTNTQIFTERGFRLATEPKVTMPTEEAEVEKILSGQSDLTYTVAVEVVPAIALADFKTFSVEKPVADITDADVDEAIKRLADANRSYAAKADGAKAENGDRVKVNFKGTIDGVAFEGGTGEGIDVVIGSNTFIPGFEDQLVGIGVGETRTLKVTFPTNYLNNELAGKAAEFETTATAIEAPEEKVVDDEFAKTLGLESLEKLKQLMRDRLAGEFNQATRQRVKRALLDRLDETHKFDAPPSLIDEEFNLMWNSVKAEMDSSGKTFADENTTEDKAKDEYRTIADRRVRLGLVLSEIGEKNKITVTDDEVSRAVIERARSMPGREKEVWDFYRSNPQALAQLRAPIYEDKVVDFILELANVTEKKVSKDELFKDDDSDKAA
- a CDS encoding enolase C-terminal domain-like protein → MTTAAIIGVKARAVVTPMKRPLRNAFGIIDSGPLVLIDVTTDQGVTGHSYLFAYTRLALKPLVLLVEEIGRELTGKALVPFELMKLMDAKFRLLGWQGLVGMAVSGLDMAFWDALGQIAGKPVVELLGGSVRPIPAYDSYGVLDAKADERTLRAARNEHGFRAIKTKGGHGDLATDEAMIEGLRALLGPDMALMLDFNQSLDPTEATRRISRLAIYDLTWIEEPVPQENLSGHARVRERSEIPIQAGENWWFPRGFAEAIAAGASDFIMPDLMKVGGITGWLNVAGQADAASIPMSSHILPEASAHVLAVTPTAHWLEVLDFAGAILAEPLDVIDGKVTARGPGLGLAWNESAVAKYQIT